The nucleotide window GTGATGAAGGTGGGCGCGAAGCGCTTGTGCAGACGGCGCAGGGTGGGGAGGTCAAGGTGGTCGAAATGGTTGTGCGAGACGAGGACAACATCGATCGTAGGCAGGTCCTCCCAAGCGATACCCGGCTTCCTCAGCCGCTTCGGTCCTGCCCAACTCACCGGGCTGGTGCGTTGGGAGTAGATGGGGTCCGTGAGCAGATTGAGCGAGCCCAACTGAACGAGGAAGGTGCAATGGTTGATTCGCGTCGCACGCAGCGACGAGGAGGCGTCGACCGGAAGGAAGGTGAAGGGATGATTGTCGTCTCGAGACTCGGGCCAGGGTCCCGGCGTGCGGTTGAAGCGCCATTTGAGGAGGTCACCGATCCCCTTCTCATCATTGAGCCCAGGATTGAAAAACTCCTCGCCGTCGAAATGGTCGGTGACGCGCGTGCGCCACGGCTCGCTGCCTGGTTTGGTTTCAGATGCAGACATCGCTGGAGAGGTGATCATTGCAACCCCCGTGGCGCCCATTGCCTTGAGGAATTCGCGTCGGTCCATCCGGGAAGGGATGCAGGTAGGCCTCCGGTGTCAACCTGACCCCGGCGGCAGCCGTCCGGATTTAATCGCCTCGCGGATCCAGCGTTCCGCCTGGGACCAGAGAAGGCGCGAGCCCTCTTCGATCTTTCGGTTTCGCTCGAGTACCTTTTCGGCTGTTACGCCGTTATCCCGCCAGGCCCTGCCCTCGGTCAGACAGTTGAGCAAAACAGGTTGCAGGCGGTCGACGGCGTGGGCGAAGCGTGCCTCGGGCGTCTCCCGTTTCTCGAACTCCTCCCAATGCGACCGGAACTCCCGGCCCTGGTCCTCGGGCAGGAGGCCGAAGAGGCGGTCGGCCGCACGCCTCTCGCGCTCCACCTGGGTCGCAAGCCCCGCGTCGTCGTAGGCGAACGTGTCGCCGGCATCAATTTCGACGATGTCATGCAGTATCAGCATTTTCACTACACGGAGGACGTCGAGCGGGGCGCCGGTCTCGTTTGCATGCTCTGCTAGAGTGAGTGCGAAAAGCGCGAGGTGCCAGCTGTGTTCGGCGTCGGTCTCGTTGCGGCGGCTGTGTATGCAGAGGGATTGCCGCACGATGTCCTTGAGGTGATCACACTCGATGAGGAACTCCATCTGGCGAGCGAGCCGTGCAGCCGGATCTGATCCGTTCATGTGTCGGCGGATTTGCCT belongs to Opitutaceae bacterium and includes:
- a CDS encoding MBL fold metallo-hydrolase, with the translated sequence MDRREFLKAMGATGVAMITSPAMSASETKPGSEPWRTRVTDHFDGEEFFNPGLNDEKGIGDLLKWRFNRTPGPWPESRDDNHPFTFLPVDASSSLRATRINHCTFLVQLGSLNLLTDPIYSQRTSPVSWAGPKRLRKPGIAWEDLPTIDVVLVSHNHFDHLDLPTLRRLHKRFAPTFITGLGNRAFLAEEGIPGAIELDWWEQVPLGPETRLTYTPAQHWSNRGGGTRNKTLWGGFYLHHKDVSVYFAGDTGYCTWFSEIQKKLGAPTLAMLPIGAYKPRWFMRTNHMNPEEAAQAHLDLGAKWSLPMHHDTFRLADEGYDEPLNDLRDSLAAKTIPPEKFPFTAPGETWSVKQG
- a CDS encoding HD domain-containing protein — translated: MNGSDPAARLARQMEFLIECDHLKDIVRQSLCIHSRRNETDAEHSWHLALFALTLAEHANETGAPLDVLRVVKMLILHDIVEIDAGDTFAYDDAGLATQVERERRAADRLFGLLPEDQGREFRSHWEEFEKRETPEARFAHAVDRLQPVLLNCLTEGRAWRDNGVTAEKVLERNRKIEEGSRLLWSQAERWIREAIKSGRLPPGSG